One Meriones unguiculatus strain TT.TT164.6M chromosome 5, Bangor_MerUng_6.1, whole genome shotgun sequence DNA segment encodes these proteins:
- the Usp18 gene encoding ubl carboxyl-terminal hydrolase 18 isoform X1, whose product MGKGFGLLRKTCQSVVAESQRSSELEEEESMKKKRVFPREHGSAWDHPHGLVGLHNIGQTCCLNSLIQVFMMNVGFRKILKRITVPRGADEQKRSVPFQLLLLLEKMQSSRQKAVLPLELAYCLQRYTVPLFVQHDAAYLYLTLWNLTKDQITDVDLAEQLQALFTIWTKESLICVGCAAESSRSSRLLTLSLPLFDMDTKPLKTLEDALRCFFQPKELASSDKCFCENCGKKTPWRQVLKLTRLPQTLTIHLMRFSIRNSQTEKICHSVHFPQSLDFSQVQPTETDVGDTKEQSAVHYELFAVVAHVGMADFGHYCAYIRNPVDGKWFCFNDSHVCWVTWEDVQCTYGNHRYRWRETAYLLVYMKTES is encoded by the exons ATGGGCAAGGGGTTTGGGCTCCTGAGGAAAACCTGCCAGTCAGTTGTGGCTGAGTCTCAGCGGTCTTCAGaactggaggaagaggagagcatGAAGAAGAAGAGAGTGTTCCCTAGAGAACATGGCAGTGCCTGGGACCACCCTCACG GTCTGGTTGGTTTACACAACATTGGACAGACCTGTTGCCTTAACTCCTTGATTCAGGTGTTCATGATGAATGTGGGCTTCCGGAAGATATTGAAGAG GATAACAGTGCCACGGGGGGCGGACGAGCAGAAGAGGAGCGTCCCTTtccagctgctgctgttgctggagaAGATGCAGTCCAGCCGGCAGAAAGCCGTGCTGCCTTTGGAGCTTGCTTACTGCCTCCAGAGATACACTGTGCCCC TGTTCGTCCAGCATGATGCTGCCTATCTCTACCTTACGCTCTGGAACCTGACTAAGGACCAGATCACGGACGTGGACTTG GCAGAGCAGCTGCAGGCTCTGTTTACAATCTGGACCAAGGAGTCCCTCATTTGCGTAGGCTGTGCCGCCgagagcagcagaagcagcaggctgctcactctctctcttcctctttttgaTATGGACACCAAGCCCCTGAAAACACTG GAGGATGCCTTGCGATGTTTCTTCCAGCCCAAGGAGTTAGCAAGCTCAGACAAGTGCTTCTGTGAGAACTGCGGGAAGAAGACGCCTTGGAGACAG GTTCTGAAGCTGACTCGTTTGCCCCAAACCCTGACCATCCACCTCATGAGATTCTCCATCAGGAACTCACAGACAGAAAAGATCTGCCACTCAGTACATTTCCCCCAGAGCTTGGATTTCAGTCAGGTTCAGCCAACTGAGACGGACGTTGGTGATACCAAGGAGCAG TCTGCGGTGCACTATGAACTCTTTGCTGTGGTCGCCCATGTCGGGATGGCTGACTTTGGTCATTACTGTGCCTACATCCGGAATCCTGTGGATGGAAAATGGTTCTGCTTCAACGACTCACATGTTTGTTGG GTGACCTGGGAGGATGTCCAGTGCACCTATGGGAATCACAGATACCGCTG gcgGGAAACTGCTTACCTCTTGGTTTACATGAAGACTGAGTCCTGA
- the Usp18 gene encoding ubl carboxyl-terminal hydrolase 18 isoform X2 has translation MGKGFGLLRKTCQSVVAESQRSSELEEEESMKKKRVFPREHGSAWDHPHGLVGLHNIGQTCCLNSLIQVFMMNVGFRKILKRITVPRGADEQKRSVPFQLLLLLEKMQSSRQKAVLPLELAYCLQRYTVPLFVQHDAAYLYLTLWNLTKDQITDVDLEDALRCFFQPKELASSDKCFCENCGKKTPWRQVLKLTRLPQTLTIHLMRFSIRNSQTEKICHSVHFPQSLDFSQVQPTETDVGDTKEQSAVHYELFAVVAHVGMADFGHYCAYIRNPVDGKWFCFNDSHVCWVTWEDVQCTYGNHRYRWRETAYLLVYMKTES, from the exons ATGGGCAAGGGGTTTGGGCTCCTGAGGAAAACCTGCCAGTCAGTTGTGGCTGAGTCTCAGCGGTCTTCAGaactggaggaagaggagagcatGAAGAAGAAGAGAGTGTTCCCTAGAGAACATGGCAGTGCCTGGGACCACCCTCACG GTCTGGTTGGTTTACACAACATTGGACAGACCTGTTGCCTTAACTCCTTGATTCAGGTGTTCATGATGAATGTGGGCTTCCGGAAGATATTGAAGAG GATAACAGTGCCACGGGGGGCGGACGAGCAGAAGAGGAGCGTCCCTTtccagctgctgctgttgctggagaAGATGCAGTCCAGCCGGCAGAAAGCCGTGCTGCCTTTGGAGCTTGCTTACTGCCTCCAGAGATACACTGTGCCCC TGTTCGTCCAGCATGATGCTGCCTATCTCTACCTTACGCTCTGGAACCTGACTAAGGACCAGATCACGGACGTGGACTTG GAGGATGCCTTGCGATGTTTCTTCCAGCCCAAGGAGTTAGCAAGCTCAGACAAGTGCTTCTGTGAGAACTGCGGGAAGAAGACGCCTTGGAGACAG GTTCTGAAGCTGACTCGTTTGCCCCAAACCCTGACCATCCACCTCATGAGATTCTCCATCAGGAACTCACAGACAGAAAAGATCTGCCACTCAGTACATTTCCCCCAGAGCTTGGATTTCAGTCAGGTTCAGCCAACTGAGACGGACGTTGGTGATACCAAGGAGCAG TCTGCGGTGCACTATGAACTCTTTGCTGTGGTCGCCCATGTCGGGATGGCTGACTTTGGTCATTACTGTGCCTACATCCGGAATCCTGTGGATGGAAAATGGTTCTGCTTCAACGACTCACATGTTTGTTGG GTGACCTGGGAGGATGTCCAGTGCACCTATGGGAATCACAGATACCGCTG gcgGGAAACTGCTTACCTCTTGGTTTACATGAAGACTGAGTCCTGA